In Triticum aestivum cultivar Chinese Spring chromosome 5B, IWGSC CS RefSeq v2.1, whole genome shotgun sequence, the following proteins share a genomic window:
- the LOC123115843 gene encoding F-box only protein 13 — translation MSTQTKGVLSSHPSPPHGCKATPDVTKGEETQEAQGQRFREHTLPEPRATMSGRMELSAQMSMAPPTNGGKRRCSRPGLGDIHEDMLERVLARLPPASFFRLRAVCREWRAVAACATFLDACARVPPRDPWFIMLPERPRPVVAFDAAGRSWNACRAPTGSMPVAASGGLVLYSVLATGALCVSNPLTGATRALPTPPQGQSQGVPQLHAIAMYGSPYRVALFTGELPDLSMAVFDSSEGSWEEPVPLARRSGTSSPDAPPHGGDDTVYFLSKSGDVVATNMKRSSLKQYSSAVVPSECGAVVYFLSHSGTVLACDTASRTFAELPRILPVHFEYSIDVVACNGASYAVVLSEYLDTASLRVWQFAEGAWRQVAAMPPGMAHGFYGKKADINCVGHGDRVMVCVSSGEVNGCFMCDVRSNQWEELPKCINGDGEIIDFLAAFSFEPRVEINV, via the exons ATGTCAACGCAAACAAAAGGTGTCCTCTCCTCCCATCCATCTCCACCGCACGGATGTAAAGCGACCCCAGACGTAACAAAGGGTGAGGAGACTCAAGAGGCGCAAGGGCAAAGATTCCGAGAACACACCCTACCTGAGCCAAGAGCAACCATGAG TGGCCGAATGGAGCTGAGCGCGCAGATGTCGATGGCGCCGCCGACCAACGGCGGGAAGCGCAGGTGCTCACGGCCCGGCCTGGGGGATATCCACGAGGACATGCTGGAGCGcgtcctcgcgcgcctcccgccggCCAGCTTCTTCCGCCTCCGCGCCGTCTGTCGCGAGTGGCGCGCGGTCGCCGCATGCGCTACATTCCTCGACGCCTGCGCCCGCGTCCCTCCCCGCGACCCGTGGTTCATCATGCTCCCCGAACGGCCCCGCCCGGTGGTCGCCTTCGACGCCGCAGGGCGCTCCTGGAACGCCTGCCGCGCCCCAACGGGGTCCATGCCCGTGGCCGCGTCGGGCGGCCTCGTCCTCTACAGCGTGCTGGCCACGGGCGCGCTCTGCGTCTCCAACCCTCTCACCGGCGCAACCCGCGCGCTCCCCACGCCGCCGCAGGGCCAGAGCCAGGGCGTGCCGCAGCTCCACGCGATTGCCATGTACGGCTCTCCCTACCGCGTGGCGCTCTTCACGGGCGAGCTCCCTGACCTGTCCATGGCGGTGTTCGACTCCTCCGAGGGCTCGTGGGAGGAGCCCGTGCCGCTTGCCCGGAGGTCCGGGACCTCTTCCCCGGACGCGCCGCCCCATGGTGGCGACGACACGGTTTACTTTCTCAGCAAATCCGGCGACGTGGTAGCCACCAACATGAAACGCAGCTCGTTGAAGCAGTACTCCTCGGCGGTCGTCCCGTCCGAGTGCGGCGCCGTGGTCTACTTCCTGAGCCACTCGGGCACGGTCCTCGCCTGCGACACGGCGAGCCGCACGTTCGCCGAGCTGCCCCGCATCCTCCCCGTGCATTTCGAGTACTCCATCGACGTCGTGGCATGCAACGGCGCCTcctacgccgtcgtgctgtcggagtacCTAGACACGGCGAGCCTGCGGGTGTGGCAGTTCGCAGAGGGCGCGTGGAGGCAGGTGGCCGCCATGCCGCCAGGTATGGCGCACGGGTTCTATGGAAAGAAGGCCGACATCAACTGTGTCGGGCACGGCGACCGCGTCATGGTCTGCGTGAGCTCGGGTGAGGTCAACGGCTGCTTCATGTGCGACGTGCGGAGCAACCAATGGGAGGAGCTGCCCAAGTGCATCAATGGCGACGGAGAGATCATCGACTTCCTGGCCGCCTTCTCCTTTGAGCCGAGAGTAGAGATCAACGTCTAA